The window ATGAAGATCGCCATCGCCTCGTCGATGACCTTTGAGGTGATGACCGTGTGCCCCTGCTCGATCGCGTAGCGGAGGAGCGCCGTGCGCGCAACGCCTTTCACCTGCGGCGGCACGCGCTCCATCCGGGCCTCAGCCTCCTCGGTCCAGGAGATGATCTCCTCCGCCTTGACGTCCAGGGGCGGGTAGAACTTGCCTCCGGTCAGCAGCACGTTCGTCGGCACGAGCCGGAGCAGGTTCTCGGTGTTGGAGCCGAGGTCCACCTCGTTCTCGTCCGAGTGGACCCCCACCCGCCCGAGGATCAAGAGCCAGGGCCGCTCCTTCCGGCAGTACTGGAGGAGCTTCTCGAAGCACTTCCCGTCCAGGAGCGTGACCCCGAGGTCCACCCCCTCGTCCTGGGCCAGCTTGCGCCCGATCTCGAGGTGCGACTGGTAGATCTTCGCGAGCCCGGTGTCGATGATCTCCTCGTGGAGCTGCTCCTGCTCCTTGAAGCGGAAGATCTTCGAGGCCTTCTCCGAGAGCACGCCCACGATCCCGTTGAACATGGCGTAGTGCAGGTACGGGTCGTACACCGCCACCGCCTGGACCGGGCGGCGGAGCGTCTTGCCGAGGGCGAGCGCGATCTTCAGGCCGTGGAAGGACTGGGGGCTCCCGTCGAGCCCGACCACGATGGCCCCACCTACGCCTTCGGGGGTGTCAAGCGGGTCCACGTTCTTCACGACCAGGGTGTCGGTTGCGACCCTCCGCACGAACCGCTCGGTGACCGATCCGAGCTGGCTGTCCTTCACCGCGCCCATCCCGAGCGCCCCTATGATCGCCAGGTCGTAGCCCGACTCCCGTGCGTCCTGGATCAGCACCTTGTAGTGCTTGCCGTCGAACATCTTCCGCTCGAAAGCGAGCCCGGCAGCCTCGGCCTTCCGGGCCATCACGTCCAGGTAGCTGTCCGAGATGAGCTGGAGCCCGAGCGCGATCAGCGAGTCGTGGATCTTCCGCTGCCGCTCCAGTTCGGCCTCGTCCTTGTACTCCTCCGGCAGCGTGTACTCCATCTGCTTGAAGCGGTAGTCGTGCAGCCGCGCGGCGTAGACATGGCACCCCGTCAGACTGGCGCCGAAGGCCTGGCCCAGCTCGATGGCCAGGTCGATGGCCCGGTTGGACCAGTCGGAGTTGTCCACGGGAACGTAGATGTGTCGGTACATCGAAGCCTCCTCAGCCCTCAGACATGCGCGTTAGCGAAGCTCAAAGTCAACCGCGACCGAGGCCCGCGGAGCGATGGTCGCCTCGCGGGTCACCCGGCGCGGCTCGTCGTACAGGGGCCGCCCGTCCTTGTCGAATCCCCTCTGCACGAATCCCTGGTGCCACATGGTGACGTTGTACTTCCCCGGGGGGACGTCGTCAATCCCGAAGTTCCCTCCCTCGTCGGTCAGGGCGAAGTAGGGGCTGTCGTGGACCACTATCCAGGCCCGCATGTGCGTGTGGGCATCGCACCGGATCTCGATGACGCCGGGCTTCTTCAAATACCGCCCGATCGCGATCTCCTGCCCGCGGTTGGGCAGGGCCAGGTTGAACGCGCGGACCTTGCCACCCCAGAAGCCGCGGGTGTTGTGGAGGATGGGGTCCGAGTTCCTCACCTTGGCGGTACCGCCCTCCATCACCACCGACACGTGCGGGACGAAGCGGCACTTGGCATTGTCGAGCACGACCTCCCGGTCCGTCCTCTTGCCCCAGGCCACGCCCTCGACGAGGATCACCGCGTTTCTCACGCCGCCGGCGGCGCCGACGAGCAGGGTCTCCGCCTCCTTCTTCTCCCCGCACACGTCCCGGTCCTTCTTCACGGGGAGGGGGTCGAACCGGGGTGGGGTCCCAGCGAACCTCACGTTTCCGATCAGCCTCCCGCCGTCGGCCACGGCCGCGACCTCGTAGGCCGCGGCGGGCGAGGTCAACGCGACGAGCGCTAGGAGGAGTCGCGCGAACCCGCGCTGTCCGACCATCAGCCGAGCCCCTCGTCGGGCGCGCCCTCGGGGTCAAGGACGTAGTCGATCGCGAGCCAGAGGCTCTTGCTGTACCGGAACCACCAGAGCGGGAAGACGACGCAGAACGCTCCCCAGAGGGCGACCTGCTGCCCCACCGAGGGCCGGGCCAGCGCGTCCAGAGCGAAATATCCGGAGAGCGCGAGGAGGGCCGTGGCCGCGTAGTTGAGATAGATCGCCCCCACGAAGTATCCCTGCTCGCGCTCGAACCGGAAATCGCACACGGCGCAGGCCGGAAGCATCGTGAACAGCCCGAGGAACAACGGCGCGCGCCCGCAGCGCGGGCAGAGAAGCCGGATGCCCCGGCCGAGGACCTCCTTGGCGCGTCGGAGCGGGATCACGACGAGGCGGAACGC is drawn from Candidatus Rokuibacteriota bacterium and contains these coding sequences:
- a CDS encoding universal stress protein, whose product is MYRHIYVPVDNSDWSNRAIDLAIELGQAFGASLTGCHVYAARLHDYRFKQMEYTLPEEYKDEAELERQRKIHDSLIALGLQLISDSYLDVMARKAEAAGLAFERKMFDGKHYKVLIQDARESGYDLAIIGALGMGAVKDSQLGSVTERFVRRVATDTLVVKNVDPLDTPEGVGGAIVVGLDGSPQSFHGLKIALALGKTLRRPVQAVAVYDPYLHYAMFNGIVGVLSEKASKIFRFKEQEQLHEEIIDTGLAKIYQSHLEIGRKLAQDEGVDLGVTLLDGKCFEKLLQYCRKERPWLLILGRVGVHSDENEVDLGSNTENLLRLVPTNVLLTGGKFYPPLDVKAEEIISWTEEAEARMERVPPQVKGVARTALLRYAIEQGHTVITSKVIDEAMAIFMPTRMAEKMQLLAEDLAVARLRAESQSVTAICSVCGYTVRGPGAVVRCPVCGADADKFQVVDKAVVEAIATQEGAVDEEETLPGVTVRWSADARDGLREVTDAYLRRRAKARIEKYARSKKIPVITRELAYPMIEETVGRDKLGGGWETLIAKTRFEPAELEPGSGGNGESGAFGWTQEAVARLNRVPAGFMREMTREEIERVAREKGVTKIDLALCEEGIGHARSTMNEVVAGYIRQKKA
- a CDS encoding DUF983 domain-containing protein; translated protein: MIPLRRAKEVLGRGIRLLCPRCGRAPLFLGLFTMLPACAVCDFRFEREQGYFVGAIYLNYAATALLALSGYFALDALARPSVGQQVALWGAFCVVFPLWWFRYSKSLWLAIDYVLDPEGAPDEGLG